One Coffea arabica cultivar ET-39 chromosome 5e, Coffea Arabica ET-39 HiFi, whole genome shotgun sequence DNA segment encodes these proteins:
- the LOC113687377 gene encoding mitogen-activated protein kinase kinase kinase 18-like: MNWTRGHTLGHGSTATVSAATCRHTGETFAAKSTELSKSEFLQNEQKILSTLDSPFIVGYKGYDISMENNKLMFNLMLEYLPDGSIADAIHRRGGRLEESMISCYTRQIVEGLEYLHSSGIVHCDVKGRNILLDEDGAKIADFGCAKWAAPVPRITSQEIKKVAVGGTPLFMAPEVARGEDQGLPADIWALGCTIIEMATGGSPWPNATNAASLMYEIGFSGELPEVPDFLSEQATDFLSKCLRRDPKERWTAKQLLNHQFLEGANTNSKQNQELITSSPTSILDQDIWNSMEEPDNLSDGEIKESSLNSTPAQRLQFLASNSGYPSWNSGETWITIRSSKDVKREDEAMEICGSLTDVDSNGVKLESRNSGDQNSMNFLHQNVSSKSSCGKMILNRCTDDQTVVISNLNIERVKKRPKLNQIGFL; encoded by the coding sequence ATGAACTGGACGAGAGGGCACACGTTAGGCCATGGCTCAACTGCCACAGTGTCGGCAGCCACCTGCCGCCACACCGGCGAAACATTTGCCGCGAAGTCCACTGAGCTATCGAAGTCTGAATTCCTGCAAAATGAGCAGAAAATTCTGTCTACTTTAGACAGTCCTTTCATAGTTGGCTACAAGGGGTATGATATAAGTATGGAAAACAATAAGCTTATGTTCAATCTCATGTTGGAGTATTTGCCTGATGGATCAATAGCGGATGCAATTCACAGAAGAGGCGGTCGGCTCGAGGAATCCATGATCAGCTGTTACACAAGGCAAATCGTTGAAGGACTAGAATATTTGCATTCAAGTGGCATAGTGCATTGCGACGTTAAGGGGAGGAACATTTTGTTAGATGAAGATGGTGCTAAAATTGCTGATTTTGGATGTGCCAAGTGGGCTGCACCGGTGCCCAGAATCACTAGCCAGGAAATCAAGAAAGTGGCAGTGGGTGGCACTCCTCTGTTCATGGCCCCCGAAGTTGCCAGAGGGGAAGATCAAGGACTTCCAGCTGATATATGGGCTTTGGGATGCACAATTATTGAGATGGCCACAGGTGGTTCGCCTTGGCCTAATGCAACCAATGCAGCATCTCTGATGTATGAGATTGGATTTTCAGGGGAACTGCCTGAAGTTCCTGATTTTCTATCTGAACAAGCAACAGATTTTCTGAGCAAGTGCTTGAGAAGAGATCCGAAAGAGCGATGGACCGCTAAACAGCTTCTGAATCATCAGTTTCTTGAGGGGGCTAATACCAATTCAAAGCAGAATCAAGAACTGATTACCAGTTCTCCAACAAGTATTCTTGATCAAGATATCTGGAATTCAATGGAGGAACCAGACAATCTGAGCGAtggtgaaattaaagaaagttcATTGAATTCTACTCCAGCTCAAAGACTACAATTCTTGGCTTCAAATTCAGGGTATCCAAGCTGGAATTCTGGTGAAACTTGGATCACAATCAGAAGCAGTAAAGATGTGAAAAGGGAAGATGAGGCCATGGAAATTTGTGGGTCATTGACAGATGTTGATTCCAATGGAGTGAAGCTGGAAAGCAGAAATTCCGGTGATCAGAATTCAATGAATTTCTTACACCAAAATGTCTCTAGTAAAAGTAGCTGTGGTAAAATGATTCTCAACAGATGTACAGATGATCAAACAGTTGTAATTAGCAATCTCAATATCGAGAGAGTGAAAAAGAGGCCAAAGCTTAATCAAATTGGTTTTTTATGA